A stretch of DNA from Manihot esculenta cultivar AM560-2 chromosome 7, M.esculenta_v8, whole genome shotgun sequence:
AAGGACCATGAATATGTGAAAACAAAAGAGAATACGGGAGAGAACGTACTACCTTCTAGGTGATCCGGAGTCAATCCATATTGTTCCCACCAATCATCTCTGAAGGGGTAACCAAACAACTTCTTCGCAGCATAAAGGGCCCCAGCGACCAAGTAGTGAGGAGGAAACACCAGAAATGCCGTGGTGAGAAGCCTTCAAACAAATACTTTAAGGTTTAGCATAAAAGCGAAAACAGAACTAAATACTAGGTAACGCTTctcaaagaaaaattaattagcaTACAACAAAATATACCCATCATTTAAAAGTTGATAGCAAAAATGGCGAATATGAGGTTGCATGAGGACGATATGGTCAAAAAAGAGTTCATGGGGAAGATCAACTTCCATTTCATCGGGCTCCAAGGTCAAAAGGATCAGAGTTTGAACCCACAACATactttctttccattcatctgGAATTACCATTCCTTCTATGCTTTCACCAGAATAAATTAGAAGAAACGAATAGTTGCAAATTTCATCGATCTGCGAGTCATCAGAATCATAATTTCTTTTCACTATCATCATGCAGGCAGCAGATATTATCTGCAAATAATAAAGGGTGGAAACTGAGAGGCGGAAAAAAAAATTGGTAGcacaaaaagaataaaaaaataatggaagAATCTTACCCAATTATTAACATAGGGTTGTCGACGTAAGAAAAATCTTTGACACATCACAGTGGCAGCAGCAGCACAACGGTAGCGATCATAACGATAACTGTTTATAAAttattgaaagaaaaataaaaaaggatgctTACTAAAGaagaacaatttaaaaaaaacacacatgaaaaatatgaaagaaaagtAAGAATTTACAAATTCAGCAGCCTGGATAAATTGTCTATGAACCAAAATGAGTCCACCCAGATTGCTTGCGTGTTCTGTAGctcaaatattattatttagttaatatataaaaaaaactgaAGCAACTATAAGAAATAGCCCACACAACTAAGTGTAGAAAagcagcaaaaaaaaaaagacattctTGAAATCTAAAGTTAATGAACTTAAACAGTTACTCATTTATACAAGCAAATTTCAAGAATCAGCGCAGCCCTCCTAGGGCTCTGGGATTCTTTCTATCGTTTAATGAATTATACTAATTTGATGGGAGAAAAAGTTATACTAAAATTGCAATTCACAATAAGAAAGCTCGCATGACATAAGCCTCTcatcttaaaacataaaatatattaattaataaatattcggAATTAGGAGAAGCAGTAGTAATGTCTGAGAGTTAACAAGATCCCCAACAGAAAAAATACTGgaattaataattatagaatTCCGAAATTGAAACTTCTGCATCGAATTTATTTGGAAACTACTGTAACTCCTAACAATATTATCTTACTCCAAACAATAAAGAAAACAATTCCGTTTAGGAATTGATCCAGATAAAAGAATCAAACAGATCTCGCTAAAGACAATTCCGTTTAGGAATTAAAATTCACCAGACACAAAGCAACTATATGCAAATGATAGAAAACTTCATAGTTAGTGCACAAGAATCGATCAAAATTAAACCAATCCCGATAGAAGAAACGAAGAAATCTTTCAGAATGTGAATCGTCTCTCGATGATAACATTTCCTTTCAGGAATTCAATTCACCAAACACCATAGTAAACAAAGATTGGACAGGACTAACCTCTGCCATTGAAACTTCTTGGGAGCAAAAGAGCGAAGATGATCTTTTCAATTCCAATTTCGAAAGAGAAATGATAACTGTCTCTCTGGAACAGTTATATATTTCCTGatgtttgaaaagaaaaaaaaagaaaaagaaaattaaatagaaagagCGGGAAAATTCGCCTTGGTTGTTTCGGATGTTTAATAACTCCTTATTCTTGAGCACGTGACTAACAGTATCCACGTGTCAAAATTTAAGCTccacaattttcttttaatttaaataaacaaCACTAAAAGCTAAATTACCTCTTATTTTCAAATTA
This window harbors:
- the LOC110619803 gene encoding cyclin-T1-1 isoform X1; protein product: MAENTQAIWVDSFWFIDNLSRLLNFYRYDRYRCAAAATVMCQRFFLRRQPYVNNWIISAACMMIVKRNYDSDDSQIDEICNYSFLLIYSGESIEGMVIPDEWKESMLWVQTLILLTLEPDEMEVDLPHELFFDHIVLMQPHIRHFCYQLLNDGLLTTAFLVFPPHYLVAGALYAAKKLFGYPFRDDWWEQYGLTPDHLEVVGEFFCESQRIKQQSSLMSSFKYILRTLHTTVEGLSQKLADANQEIQRLTRALAESHRTTN
- the LOC110619803 gene encoding cyclin-T1-1 isoform X3, translated to MCQRFFLRRQPYVNNWIISAACMMIVKRNYDSDDSQIDEICNYSFLLIYSGESIEGMVIPDEWKESMLWVQTLILLTLEPDEMEVDLPHELFFDHIVLMQPHIRHFCYQLLNDGLLTTAFLVFPPHYLVAGALYAAKKLFGYPFRDDWWEQYGLTPDHLEVVGEFFCESQRIKQQSSLMSSFKYILRTLHTTVEGLSQKLADANQEIQRLTRALAESHRTTN
- the LOC110619803 gene encoding cyclin-T1-1 isoform X2 — protein: MAENTQAIWVDSFWFIDNLSRLLNFYRYDRYRCAAAATVMCQRFFLRRQPYVNNWIDEICNYSFLLIYSGESIEGMVIPDEWKESMLWVQTLILLTLEPDEMEVDLPHELFFDHIVLMQPHIRHFCYQLLNDGLLTTAFLVFPPHYLVAGALYAAKKLFGYPFRDDWWEQYGLTPDHLEVVGEFFCESQRIKQQSSLMSSFKYILRTLHTTVEGLSQKLADANQEIQRLTRALAESHRTTN